One Candidatus Melainabacteria bacterium genomic window carries:
- a CDS encoding PAS domain-containing sensor histidine kinase, whose protein sequence is MRLKLSLWHKLLLLVLIPLVFEFMFVGGLAAALTYSEDRSDKYESSKEVSYRFYTAVSRLFIDLTKLVTNFTTGSSDQQKDLDNAVQSARNSRDIIASAKLVRPDLTDVLQPLVVLLDRLIAAIESGRTVIANPDIPYRKQTKFVRQAVLPLMLQFREASDNAMAQEDSLVSEEPHELEKIRLFVFSLMAFGIFSSVVISIFASRIFTKNILNRLLAIEENAQLLAIRAPLKFSDSGSDEIAELEMALEEANSVLAETRRKELAILDVATDVICSLDKRYRFTAIGAAALPAWGLSPDDLLGQSLISLHTKESEPAIRAALESIALVEKDTQFDGQLICKDGSIKDVLWNVSWVKATQSYYCVAHDISERRAAERMKQRFISIASHDLRTPLSSISAVLNVLTSGGKGELPERAGQVLQKADASLERLMDLIRDLLDLEKLEAGKVVMSLGVVSAMDVCSASCDSLEFLAKSLGVKIVRPFNDSLLYADERSLVRVLINLLSNAIKFSPRGSTVTLELKILGDVTEFSVIDQGPGIAAEDQEMIFEKFSQTKSSEKSTAVKGTGLGLAISKLIAEAHGGSIGVESELGKGSRFFMRIPNYKDSGAEDEQ, encoded by the coding sequence TTCCGCTTGTTTTCGAGTTCATGTTCGTCGGCGGTCTGGCAGCAGCTCTCACTTATTCCGAGGATAGATCGGACAAGTACGAAAGTTCGAAAGAGGTTTCTTATCGGTTTTATACTGCTGTCAGTAGGCTTTTTATCGACTTGACAAAACTCGTGACGAATTTCACGACGGGTTCGTCAGATCAGCAAAAGGATCTGGATAACGCCGTTCAGTCAGCGCGAAATAGTCGCGACATTATCGCCAGTGCAAAATTGGTGAGACCGGATCTGACAGATGTGCTGCAACCACTGGTGGTGCTGCTGGACAGGTTGATTGCTGCCATTGAAAGTGGGCGGACGGTGATAGCAAATCCTGATATTCCTTATCGCAAGCAGACCAAGTTTGTTCGCCAGGCTGTATTGCCTCTCATGCTGCAGTTCCGCGAAGCGAGCGACAATGCTATGGCGCAGGAAGACAGTCTCGTTTCGGAAGAACCTCATGAACTGGAAAAGATACGACTGTTCGTCTTTTCTTTGATGGCATTCGGTATTTTTTCAAGCGTAGTGATTTCGATTTTTGCATCCAGAATTTTTACCAAGAACATTTTAAACAGGTTGTTGGCTATCGAAGAGAATGCCCAGCTGCTCGCTATTAGGGCACCCTTGAAGTTCTCTGACAGTGGTTCTGACGAAATAGCTGAGTTGGAAATGGCCCTTGAGGAGGCAAACAGTGTTCTGGCTGAAACTCGCCGAAAAGAGCTGGCAATTTTAGATGTTGCCACAGATGTGATCTGTTCGCTCGACAAACGATACAGATTCACCGCCATAGGCGCGGCCGCTCTGCCTGCCTGGGGTCTTTCTCCTGATGATCTGCTCGGACAGTCTCTCATCTCATTGCACACTAAAGAGAGTGAGCCAGCCATCCGCGCGGCTCTCGAATCGATTGCCCTGGTCGAGAAGGATACTCAGTTTGACGGTCAGTTGATCTGCAAAGATGGCAGCATCAAAGATGTTCTCTGGAATGTTAGTTGGGTGAAAGCGACACAGTCGTATTATTGCGTAGCGCACGATATCAGTGAGCGGCGAGCGGCGGAGCGCATGAAACAGCGCTTCATCTCAATTGCCAGTCATGATTTGAGAACGCCACTTTCATCAATATCCGCAGTTCTTAATGTTTTGACTTCAGGAGGAAAAGGCGAATTGCCCGAGCGCGCCGGTCAGGTTCTTCAGAAGGCTGATGCCAGCCTGGAGCGACTGATGGATCTGATCAGAGATCTGCTTGATCTGGAAAAGCTGGAAGCCGGCAAAGTCGTTATGTCTCTGGGCGTAGTTAGCGCTATGGATGTTTGCTCCGCTTCGTGCGATTCGCTTGAATTTCTGGCGAAATCGCTGGGCGTCAAGATTGTGCGACCGTTCAACGATAGCTTGCTTTATGCCGATGAACGCAGCCTTGTGCGTGTGCTTATCAATCTTCTTTCTAATGCCATTAAGTTTTCACCGCGCGGTTCGACGGTAACGCTGGAACTGAAAATTCTAGGTGATGTGACTGAATTCAGTGTCATAGACCAGGGTCCCGGAATCGCTGCTGAGGACCAGGAGATGATTTTCGAGAAGTTCAGTCAAACAAAATCGAGCGAAAAGTCTACTGCAGTTAAAGGCACAGGTCTCGGTCTGGCTATTTCTAAATTGATTGCTGAGGCCCATGGCGGCTCAATCGGAGTGGAAAGCGAACTGGGTAAAGGCAGCAGATTCTTCATGCGTATTCCAAATTACAAAGATTCCGGCGCTGAGGACGAGCAATGA
- a CDS encoding PAS domain S-box protein, with protein sequence MKLATKGLLVVCVPLVFQLIIVGVLAILLWRAQEIAATEARAKDVISRCNHTTVDIANTMQSAFRTDRAAGMERRDLQQHDIDEVRKSIGALQDMLIARPEQARNVERLSQFSEKFIKLLIAAKAAEVSTDPNVHGTSEILEFRMLKTSLHLIDIFGNIIALEDRTHPEDPTLRKDARMMIRVWLLAACVITTVIGVVLAYFSSQTIRKPVERMVKNAIAMSTRQPLEPELQGKDELANLDRVLHSVNAAIEEALTSERNLINYAADLVFSIDRQGKFLSVNPFCKTMLGYEPEELIGTSVLKFIAADDVDQVKKMLSSNYKGRESLLFEIKMQGKTAVIETSWSAIYSQRDRTFFCVAHDITERKNVERLKQDFIAMISHDLRTPLMSVSSSINLVQSGATGEISEVVERELSSAERSVDHLIELVNDLLDFEKLEAGRMNFELVPLKISEVIDESVRLVDALAKERKVTIESPNRDLMVSGDQRKLIQVTVNLLSNALKHSPEGGVIKIQTREVGGMVECAIHDEGPGVPDEYAEKIFAPFEQISHRATAALGTGLGLAICKLVVEGHGGKIAVRHSDILQGSAFWYSLPPATPQPMSVVTASSVVTQ encoded by the coding sequence ATGAAGTTAGCAACAAAAGGGTTGCTCGTCGTGTGCGTGCCGCTCGTATTTCAGTTGATTATTGTAGGAGTGCTGGCGATTTTGCTCTGGCGCGCCCAGGAAATTGCCGCCACAGAAGCCCGAGCTAAGGATGTAATCTCTCGCTGTAACCACACTACCGTTGATATTGCCAACACGATGCAGTCTGCTTTTAGAACTGACAGAGCGGCGGGGATGGAGCGTCGTGATTTGCAGCAACATGATATTGATGAAGTGCGCAAAAGCATAGGCGCCTTGCAAGATATGCTCATTGCGAGACCTGAGCAGGCTCGGAACGTTGAGCGGCTTTCGCAATTTTCTGAAAAGTTCATCAAACTGCTCATTGCCGCCAAAGCAGCTGAGGTGTCAACAGATCCAAACGTGCACGGCACCAGTGAGATTCTCGAATTTCGGATGCTGAAAACAAGCCTCCATTTGATCGATATTTTCGGCAATATAATTGCGCTCGAGGACAGGACTCATCCTGAAGACCCAACGCTACGTAAAGACGCCAGGATGATGATTCGAGTGTGGCTTCTTGCTGCTTGTGTAATCACTACAGTAATCGGCGTCGTGCTGGCGTATTTCTCATCGCAAACAATACGTAAACCAGTTGAGCGTATGGTCAAAAATGCGATTGCCATGTCAACGCGTCAACCGCTAGAGCCGGAATTGCAAGGCAAAGATGAGCTGGCCAATCTGGACCGGGTCTTACATTCGGTCAATGCCGCAATTGAGGAGGCGCTTACAAGTGAGCGCAACTTGATCAATTATGCTGCCGATCTTGTCTTTTCGATTGATCGACAGGGCAAATTTCTCAGCGTTAATCCATTTTGTAAGACCATGCTCGGCTACGAACCTGAGGAATTGATCGGCACTTCCGTACTGAAATTCATTGCTGCCGATGATGTCGACCAGGTAAAAAAGATGCTCTCGTCAAACTACAAAGGCCGTGAGAGCTTGTTGTTTGAGATAAAGATGCAGGGTAAGACCGCAGTAATTGAAACTTCATGGTCTGCCATTTATTCACAGCGCGATCGAACCTTTTTCTGTGTTGCGCACGATATTACAGAAAGGAAAAATGTCGAACGATTGAAGCAAGACTTCATCGCTATGATCAGCCACGATTTGCGTACTCCATTGATGTCCGTTTCGAGTTCAATCAATCTAGTGCAAAGCGGCGCTACCGGGGAAATTTCAGAGGTTGTAGAGCGCGAGTTGAGCAGTGCTGAAAGGAGTGTCGATCACTTGATTGAGCTCGTTAACGACCTGTTGGATTTCGAGAAGTTGGAAGCTGGTCGCATGAATTTTGAGCTTGTTCCACTGAAGATCAGTGAGGTGATTGATGAATCTGTTCGTCTTGTTGATGCACTTGCTAAAGAGCGGAAAGTAACGATCGAAAGCCCGAATAGAGATCTTATGGTCTCAGGCGATCAGCGTAAGCTTATCCAGGTCACCGTAAACCTCCTCTCAAATGCGCTCAAACACTCACCCGAAGGCGGTGTTATCAAAATTCAAACCCGTGAGGTCGGCGGAATGGTTGAGTGTGCTATTCATGATGAGGGACCCGGGGTGCCTGATGAATATGCAGAGAAGATATTTGCCCCCTTCGAGCAAATCAGTCATCGTGCCACTGCTGCACTGGGAACTGGTTTGGGCCTGGCAATCTGCAAACTTGTTGTGGAAGGACATGGTGGCAAAATTGCAGTCAGGCATTCAGATATACTTCAGGGCAGTGCATTCTGGTACAGCCTTCCGCCTGCAACTCCTCAGCCGATGTCTGTCGTCACCGCAAGTTCCGTAGTCACGCAATAA
- the murD gene encoding UDP-N-acetylmuramoyl-L-alanine--D-glutamate ligase, with product MQESSQEIVGIGTVGCYDTAVADWDKRKISIMGLGRSGIATAKYLASFGANVLLSEAEETPDKLQKAKSLRALGVRVEFGPPTDEIAKFGEFIVTSPGIKPDHPVFQTARQLGKEVISDVELAYRETRVPIIAVTGTNGKSTTTALISYILEKSGRVAPACGNIGVPVLDQLERRPDYLVIEVSSYQLHYCKNFAPYIGVWLNLTPDHLDWHGSLDEYVKDKRKLFTNQRADQYSVLNMDDSIVAATPGRSEIFPFSPTTELDAAVQGAFMKDGYLAYRIGGRTRLVCHQSELQILGQHNLENALAAISVCAIIGVEPAEIEMYLKDFGGLEHRLEYVATISGVKYYNDSKATNTDSAIKALQSFPDDKVVLIAGGKDKGTALGDFVHSVKTHAGAVILIGEAKERFENALKEGGVENIYPVDSLEEAVDLGGKLNLGPVLLSPACASFDMFKDFEDRGRVFKDIVRARLEKVAPSK from the coding sequence GTGCAAGAATCGTCGCAAGAAATTGTAGGCATCGGCACAGTGGGCTGCTATGATACCGCTGTGGCAGACTGGGACAAAAGAAAAATCAGCATCATGGGTTTGGGCAGGAGCGGCATCGCCACTGCCAAATATCTGGCTTCTTTTGGCGCCAATGTTTTGTTGTCGGAAGCGGAAGAAACGCCGGACAAGTTGCAAAAGGCAAAGAGTCTGCGAGCGCTTGGAGTGCGTGTTGAATTCGGACCGCCGACCGACGAGATTGCTAAGTTTGGCGAGTTTATCGTCACCAGTCCCGGCATCAAGCCTGACCATCCAGTTTTTCAGACGGCAAGGCAGCTTGGCAAGGAAGTTATATCTGATGTAGAGCTGGCTTATCGTGAGACGCGCGTGCCGATCATTGCCGTTACCGGCACTAACGGAAAATCGACCACGACTGCTCTGATCAGCTATATTCTCGAAAAGAGTGGTCGTGTTGCTCCTGCTTGCGGCAATATCGGTGTTCCTGTTCTCGATCAGCTCGAAAGACGCCCCGACTATCTCGTTATTGAAGTCAGTTCATACCAGTTGCACTATTGCAAAAATTTTGCGCCATACATTGGTGTCTGGCTCAACTTGACGCCGGACCATCTTGATTGGCATGGCAGTTTAGATGAATATGTGAAGGATAAGCGCAAGCTATTTACTAATCAAAGAGCCGACCAATACTCGGTCTTGAACATGGATGACTCCATTGTTGCCGCCACTCCCGGACGTTCTGAGATATTTCCGTTCAGCCCGACTACTGAGCTTGATGCGGCTGTGCAAGGTGCTTTCATGAAAGACGGCTATCTTGCCTATCGCATCGGTGGTCGTACTCGCCTGGTTTGTCACCAATCAGAGCTGCAGATTCTCGGGCAGCACAATTTGGAAAACGCCCTCGCTGCAATCAGTGTTTGCGCAATTATCGGCGTTGAACCAGCCGAAATTGAAATGTACTTGAAGGATTTTGGCGGACTGGAACATCGATTAGAGTATGTTGCCACCATAAGTGGTGTGAAATACTACAACGACTCGAAAGCGACAAACACCGATTCCGCTATAAAAGCGCTCCAGTCCTTTCCCGACGATAAAGTGGTTCTAATAGCCGGTGGTAAGGACAAAGGAACAGCACTTGGTGATTTTGTTCATTCTGTGAAAACTCACGCTGGTGCTGTTATTCTCATAGGTGAAGCCAAGGAGCGCTTCGAAAATGCGTTGAAAGAGGGAGGAGTCGAAAACATATATCCAGTCGATAGCCTTGAAGAGGCTGTAGATCTGGGTGGAAAGCTCAATCTCGGTCCAGTGCTTCTGTCACCGGCGTGTGCAAGCTTTGATATGTTTAAAGACTTCGAGGATAGAGGCCGTGTCTTCAAAGATATTGTCCGTGCAAGACTCGAAAAGGTGGCGCCGTCAAAGTAG
- the ftsW gene encoding putative lipid II flippase FtsW, whose amino-acid sequence MAVYSASAPEALQSFHDSTVFLRRQAIACLIGLFTMFSISRYDYRKLKKWAWPFALVSLVLLGLVLVPGLSVTTMGSSRWLAIGPIQFQPSEFCKVAAIILLAAGLSKHFWWHKQIFIRIAVSMVMAVIIVKEPDLGSALMIIGSIFALLFVSGINGILVSVLGVGGGIYIWHHIQKTPYQMARIQSWLNPYLSPQKDGWNIIQAQLAIGSGGLLGVGFGRSLQKLYYLPVQHADFIFAVIAEEFGLLGCLVLLTLFSLFGYYGFKTAMEARTLFGRLLAIGITSSICLQAVVNVMVTTGLLPVTGITLPFISYGGTSLVITLTMVGILLSVSRDTGKLVEDDEFGENAADPSEPAPAQ is encoded by the coding sequence ATGGCTGTTTACAGTGCATCAGCTCCAGAAGCTTTGCAAAGTTTTCACGATTCGACCGTTTTCTTGCGCCGTCAAGCTATTGCTTGTTTGATTGGCTTGTTCACGATGTTCAGCATCAGCCGTTATGACTATCGCAAGTTGAAAAAGTGGGCGTGGCCGTTTGCGCTGGTCTCACTGGTTTTGCTTGGATTGGTTTTAGTTCCAGGCTTGTCCGTAACCACGATGGGTTCTTCACGCTGGCTCGCCATCGGTCCAATTCAATTCCAGCCCTCAGAGTTTTGCAAAGTTGCCGCGATCATCCTGCTTGCCGCCGGATTGTCTAAACACTTCTGGTGGCACAAACAGATTTTCATCCGCATTGCAGTTAGCATGGTGATGGCTGTAATCATCGTTAAAGAGCCCGATCTCGGCAGTGCATTGATGATCATCGGCAGTATCTTTGCGCTTTTGTTTGTTTCAGGTATCAACGGAATTTTGGTAAGTGTTCTGGGCGTCGGTGGCGGTATATACATCTGGCACCACATCCAGAAAACCCCTTATCAGATGGCTCGTATTCAAAGCTGGCTGAATCCATACCTTTCTCCACAGAAGGACGGTTGGAACATCATTCAAGCGCAGCTCGCTATCGGCTCGGGAGGTCTACTGGGCGTCGGTTTTGGTCGGTCGTTGCAAAAGCTCTACTACCTGCCTGTTCAACATGCCGACTTTATCTTTGCCGTTATTGCCGAAGAGTTTGGTCTGCTTGGTTGTCTCGTGCTTTTGACGCTCTTTTCGCTATTTGGTTATTACGGTTTCAAAACCGCGATGGAAGCGCGTACTCTGTTCGGTCGATTGCTCGCAATCGGCATCACCAGTTCTATTTGCTTGCAGGCTGTCGTTAACGTCATGGTTACTACAGGATTGCTGCCGGTCACTGGAATCACGCTGCCGTTCATAAGTTATGGTGGCACCTCTCTGGTAATCACACTGACCATGGTCGGTATTCTTCTTTCGGTTTCTCGAGACACCGGCAAGCTTGTTGAAGACGACGAGTTCGGTGAGAATGCTGCCGATCCTTCTGAGCCGGCTCCGGCACAATAG
- the murG gene encoding undecaprenyldiphospho-muramoylpentapeptide beta-N-acetylglucosaminyltransferase, whose amino-acid sequence MVKHRIVLTGGGTGGHVYPALSVAEQLKENPDVEAILYIGAKGHIEERLAAERKLDFVGLSVGGMPRKLSPKLLTWPFQMLSAIMQAKAVLTEFKPTAVLGTGGYASAPPLAAAQLLKVPYAVHEPDAHPGLVNRVFGSNARIVSLGMEGAAEKFHPKNGKVVVNGNPISKNFSRPMDKAAACAAFGLNPEFTTLLITGGSQGAQAINETVFQALPQLLALEPPLQIIHQVGEKNFAEFKSRLDGSTVNSSRYQLRAYIDDLSTAYAASDFTVCRAGAMTISELEVTGTPAIFIPYPFAAQDHQTFNANFVQEQKAALVIPQSDLTVDRFVSVVKQAADKSNNMLQSMRTNMAKLGKPEAAANLARNLQDLSAEYQSKK is encoded by the coding sequence ATGGTAAAGCATCGAATTGTACTGACTGGCGGTGGCACCGGTGGCCACGTCTATCCAGCTTTGTCAGTGGCAGAGCAATTGAAGGAAAATCCGGACGTCGAAGCCATCCTTTATATAGGGGCGAAAGGTCATATCGAAGAGCGACTGGCCGCTGAACGAAAGCTGGATTTTGTTGGACTTTCCGTTGGTGGCATGCCTCGAAAATTGTCGCCAAAACTTCTCACCTGGCCGTTTCAGATGTTGTCCGCGATAATGCAGGCTAAGGCTGTATTGACAGAATTCAAGCCAACAGCAGTGCTCGGTACAGGCGGCTACGCATCTGCACCACCGCTTGCTGCCGCACAATTACTGAAAGTGCCTTATGCTGTGCACGAGCCTGATGCGCATCCAGGGCTCGTCAATCGCGTTTTCGGAAGCAATGCCAGAATAGTTTCGCTGGGCATGGAAGGTGCCGCTGAGAAGTTCCATCCGAAGAACGGCAAAGTCGTTGTGAACGGAAATCCGATCAGTAAAAACTTTTCCCGCCCGATGGACAAAGCTGCTGCTTGTGCCGCTTTCGGCTTGAACCCGGAATTCACAACTCTGTTGATTACGGGTGGCTCGCAAGGCGCGCAGGCAATTAACGAAACTGTGTTTCAGGCGCTTCCGCAATTATTGGCTCTGGAACCGCCTCTTCAGATAATTCATCAAGTCGGTGAAAAGAACTTTGCTGAATTCAAAAGCCGCCTGGATGGTTCGACCGTAAACAGCTCGCGCTATCAGTTAAGAGCTTATATTGATGATTTGTCCACTGCTTACGCGGCCTCTGACTTCACTGTCTGCCGCGCCGGCGCTATGACGATATCTGAACTTGAGGTCACGGGCACGCCAGCTATTTTCATTCCCTATCCTTTTGCGGCTCAGGACCATCAGACTTTCAATGCAAACTTTGTGCAAGAGCAGAAAGCAGCGCTCGTTATTCCGCAGTCCGATTTGACTGTCGATCGCTTCGTATCGGTTGTGAAACAGGCAGCAGATAAATCGAACAACATGCTGCAGTCTATGAGGACAAACATGGCTAAACTCGGGAAACCTGAGGCTGCAGCCAATCTAGCCCGAAACCTTCAAGATCTGAGCGCCGAATATCAGTCGAAAAAGTAG
- the gcvT gene encoding glycine cleavage system aminomethyltransferase GcvT, with the protein MVTTTLKETPLAAAHRNLGARMVDFAGWNMPVQYKSIVQEHQACRTKVGLFDVSHMGEFLVTGAKAAEFVQFMVANDCNKLSKPDMALYTQFVRPNGGTVDDLIVYRRKSDWLLVVNASNIEKDWNWLKQHVGDFKDVKLEDISEQMGLLALQGPHAVELFAEIVGAHVKDMPSFTYGEGTADGIDVWFGRTGYTGEDGFEIFVKANKAEALWNLLLERGKKYNIEPCGLGARDTLRLEAGLPLYGHELDDETSPIEAGLGWSVKVDKGEFLGREAILAQKKNGLKKQCVCLRADGKALPRQGYEVYAGEEKIGQVTSGSQGIFVGYPIAFAFVPPGHAKVGTQLSIAIRDSKVPATVVSRPFYKRGR; encoded by the coding sequence ATGGTCACAACAACATTGAAAGAAACTCCGCTTGCCGCTGCGCACCGCAATCTGGGCGCTCGAATGGTCGACTTTGCGGGTTGGAACATGCCCGTGCAATACAAGTCAATTGTTCAGGAGCATCAGGCTTGCCGAACGAAAGTTGGATTGTTCGATGTGTCGCACATGGGTGAGTTTCTCGTAACGGGAGCGAAAGCCGCTGAGTTTGTACAGTTCATGGTCGCTAACGATTGCAACAAGCTGTCTAAGCCGGACATGGCGCTCTACACGCAATTTGTAAGACCGAACGGCGGCACAGTCGATGACCTGATCGTTTATCGCAGAAAATCTGATTGGTTGCTCGTCGTCAACGCGTCCAATATTGAGAAGGATTGGAACTGGTTGAAGCAGCATGTTGGGGATTTTAAGGACGTAAAACTGGAAGACATCTCTGAACAGATGGGCTTACTTGCATTACAGGGTCCACATGCCGTAGAGCTTTTCGCTGAGATAGTAGGCGCTCATGTCAAAGATATGCCGTCCTTCACGTACGGTGAAGGCACCGCAGATGGTATCGACGTTTGGTTTGGACGCACTGGATATACAGGTGAAGATGGATTCGAGATCTTCGTCAAGGCTAACAAAGCTGAAGCGTTATGGAATTTGCTCTTGGAGCGCGGCAAGAAGTACAACATCGAACCATGCGGCTTGGGCGCTAGAGACACCTTGCGACTAGAGGCAGGGCTCCCACTCTATGGACATGAGCTAGACGACGAGACGAGTCCGATTGAAGCTGGGCTCGGCTGGAGCGTGAAGGTAGATAAGGGAGAATTCCTCGGACGCGAAGCAATTCTTGCCCAGAAGAAAAATGGTCTGAAAAAACAATGCGTATGTTTGAGAGCAGATGGCAAAGCTCTGCCTCGCCAGGGCTATGAAGTCTACGCCGGTGAAGAAAAAATCGGTCAAGTGACCAGTGGTTCCCAGGGGATTTTTGTCGGCTATCCGATTGCATTTGCCTTTGTTCCACCAGGTCACGCGAAAGTGGGCACGCAGCTCAGTATTGCAATTCGCGATTCAAAGGTGCCGGCAACCGTTGTCTCCAGACCGTTCTACAAGCGGGGAAGGTAA
- the gcvH gene encoding glycine cleavage system protein GcvH, translating to MLTYPAELKYVKSHEYVRLEGDTAVIGITAFAADQLGDVTFVELPKVGQKFKNEQKFGVIESVKSVSDLFMPCGGEITAVNDRLGSEPELVNHDCYGEGWMIKVKVDNQAELEAAMSADKYKEFIVD from the coding sequence ATGCTCACTTACCCGGCCGAATTGAAGTATGTCAAAAGCCACGAATACGTGCGCTTGGAAGGTGATACAGCAGTGATTGGTATCACGGCATTTGCCGCAGATCAACTTGGCGACGTCACTTTTGTGGAGTTGCCGAAAGTCGGTCAGAAATTCAAAAACGAGCAGAAGTTCGGTGTTATCGAATCTGTAAAGTCGGTTTCCGACTTGTTCATGCCCTGTGGCGGCGAAATTACCGCTGTGAATGACCGTCTCGGGTCCGAGCCTGAATTGGTCAATCATGATTGCTACGGTGAAGGTTGGATGATCAAGGTTAAGGTCGACAATCAAGCCGAGTTGGAAGCCGCAATGTCAGCAGATAAATACAAGGAATTTATCGTCGACTGA
- a CDS encoding HEAT repeat domain-containing protein encodes MAGLLDTIAKRLRQVAFSFREKPQTKVDDYVLEHFLFYHGLVGSSPENQRSLRDVKQDISDALDNGSSLQLGIALKVQPLWWEDKLRTIFDELPNKSKAAELLIPELEDPSWPNHSDPLGHPEWIVRANAANIITHLKIQRADERMSRALNDTVDNGTAAFCHIAYALGRISTEKARDTLSALISAEEPWFRVDVAGALAASSREDIYELLAEALFSDHPLQDYTAVAIARHRTPLQLLNSSSKTVQDGGCALIIGLLQASKQTFNADLVDDSDLDQWLPLVNELAQQDPNPIRIRANILLAESLDANQEHSKSAKEENESEIIRKYKSPEYTSLILKWLNPTATQNAAWAACNQRHAIHLIGQLKIQSALPELLNMLDKNAGPTDAIIESIEQLGDISATKQLVAMVGKLVNLDDRVNRLPSKQPVLEDNAAETKTYWQILKALGNLPAPNSMTLLTTATNDFAPDKREQALSSLISAYEKNSSLMSKTAVQDVLKKALSDPSTGIRVVALDGVGRLNKGELLEQVLDAFDAREISVSKQAKSTLSKLWAAGKSTDIEKEIQTRLKKEHDEFKRKKMEEFLASEKSN; translated from the coding sequence ATGGCAGGGCTATTAGATACAATTGCAAAGCGGTTGCGCCAGGTGGCGTTTTCATTTCGCGAGAAGCCACAGACAAAGGTCGACGATTATGTGCTCGAGCACTTCTTGTTCTATCACGGACTTGTCGGCTCCAGCCCGGAGAACCAACGTTCGCTCCGCGATGTCAAACAAGACATTTCAGACGCGCTCGATAACGGCAGCAGCCTGCAGCTTGGAATTGCACTGAAAGTACAGCCCCTCTGGTGGGAAGACAAGCTCAGAACCATATTTGACGAACTACCCAACAAATCTAAAGCAGCAGAGCTTCTCATTCCTGAGCTCGAAGACCCATCATGGCCAAACCACTCAGATCCGCTTGGTCATCCGGAATGGATCGTCCGAGCAAATGCCGCCAACATCATTACACATCTCAAAATCCAGCGCGCCGACGAACGAATGAGTCGGGCCCTGAATGACACCGTGGATAATGGCACTGCCGCTTTTTGCCACATCGCCTATGCACTTGGAAGAATCTCAACGGAGAAAGCAAGAGACACACTGAGCGCATTGATTAGTGCCGAAGAGCCATGGTTCCGCGTCGACGTTGCAGGTGCCCTGGCAGCATCTAGTCGTGAAGACATTTACGAATTACTCGCGGAAGCATTGTTTTCGGATCACCCGTTGCAAGACTACACAGCAGTCGCAATTGCTCGTCATCGAACACCACTTCAACTGTTGAACAGCTCTTCGAAAACGGTTCAAGATGGTGGATGCGCACTGATAATCGGGTTATTACAAGCCTCCAAACAGACTTTCAATGCAGACTTAGTCGACGACTCAGATCTCGATCAATGGCTTCCTTTAGTGAACGAACTTGCGCAACAAGATCCAAACCCGATACGAATTCGGGCAAATATTCTGCTTGCCGAGTCGCTTGATGCGAATCAAGAACACTCGAAATCTGCAAAAGAAGAAAACGAAAGCGAGATCATCCGGAAATACAAGTCGCCTGAATACACGAGCCTGATTTTAAAATGGTTAAATCCAACTGCTACACAAAACGCAGCCTGGGCTGCCTGTAATCAACGACATGCCATCCATCTTATCGGGCAATTAAAGATCCAGAGCGCACTGCCCGAGCTTTTGAATATGTTGGACAAAAACGCTGGCCCAACGGATGCAATTATCGAGTCCATCGAGCAACTCGGGGACATCTCAGCAACAAAACAACTCGTGGCAATGGTTGGCAAATTAGTAAATCTAGATGACCGCGTCAATCGACTGCCAAGCAAACAACCGGTTCTCGAAGACAATGCGGCAGAGACAAAAACCTACTGGCAAATACTGAAAGCGCTGGGCAATCTGCCGGCACCGAATTCTATGACTTTGCTCACCACAGCCACCAACGACTTTGCACCAGATAAACGCGAACAGGCTCTGTCCTCGTTGATTTCGGCGTACGAAAAAAACAGCTCTTTGATGTCCAAAACAGCCGTGCAAGATGTGCTCAAGAAAGCACTGTCTGATCCATCAACGGGAATAAGGGTCGTGGCACTAGACGGCGTCGGACGCTTGAACAAAGGCGAGTTACTCGAACAAGTTTTGGATGCCTTCGATGCAAGAGAGATTTCAGTTTCAAAACAAGCTAAATCAACTCTCTCGAAGCTCTGGGCTGCTGGAAAAAGCACCGACATTGAGAAAGAAATTCAAACGCGTTTGAAAAAAGAACACGACGAATTCAAACGCAAAAAAATGGAAGAATTTCTAGCATCCGAAAAGAGCAACTGA